The following proteins are co-located in the Salvelinus namaycush isolate Seneca chromosome 31, SaNama_1.0, whole genome shotgun sequence genome:
- the LOC120025847 gene encoding developmentally-regulated GTP-binding protein 1 codes for MSLLAKIAEIEAEMARTQKNKATSNHLGLLKARLAKMRRELITPKGGSGGGTGEGFDVAKTGDARIGFVGFPSVGKSTLLSNLAGVYSEVAAYEFTTLTTVPGVIRYKGAKIQLLDLPGIIEGAKDGKGRGRQVIAVARTCNLILIVLDVLKPLGHKKLIEHELEGFGIRLNKKPPNIGFKKKDKGGINFTVTCPQSELDGDAVKSILAEYKIHNADITLRSDSTADDLIDVVEGNRVYIPCIYVLNKIDQISIEELDIIYKVPHCVPISAHSRWNFDDLLEKMWDYLHLVRIYTKPKGQLPDYTSPVVLPTEHTAVEDFCLKIHKSLLKELKYALVWGASVKHNPQKVGKDHVMEDEDVIQLVKK; via the exons ATGAGTTTACTCGCCAAAATAGCAGAAATTGAGGCCGAG ATGGCTCGAACTCAGAAGAACAAGGCCACGTCTAACCACTTGGGGTTGCTCAAAGCTCGTCTGGCCAAGATGAGGAGAGAACTTATCACACCAAAGGGAGGcagtggaggaggcacaggggaAG GTTTTGATGTGGCAAAAACAGGTGATGCCCGTATCGGGTTTGTAGGGTTCCCCTCAGTGGGCAAGTCTACTTTGCTAAGTAACCTGGCAGGGGTGTACTCTGAGGTGGCGGCCTATGAGTTCACCACCCTCACCACAGTACCAGGAGTGATCCGCTACAAGGGTGCCAAAATACAG CTCCTGGATCTCCCAGGTATCATCGAGGGGGCCAAAGATGGCAAGGGTAGAGGACGACAGGTCATCGCAG TGGCTCGAACATGCAACCTGATCCTCATAGTGTTGGATGTTCTAAAGCCTCTGGGCcacaagaagctgattgaacacgAGCTGGAGGGCTTTGGAATCCGCCTCAACAAGAAGCCGCCCAACATCGGCTTCAAGAAGAAGGACAAAGGAGGCATCAACTTCACTGTCACA TGTCCACAGAGTGAGCTGGACGGTGACGCAGTGAAGAGCATCCTGGCCGAGTACAAGATCCACAACGCTGACATCACCCTGCGCAGTGACTCCACGGCTGATGACCTCATCGACGTGGTGGAGGGAAACCG AGTGTACATCCCCTGCATTTATGTGCTCAACAAAATTGACCAGATCTCCATTGAAGAGCTGGACATCATCTACAAGGTGCCCCACTGCGTGCCCATCTCTGCCCACTCCCGCTGGAATTTTGATGACCTTCTGGAGAAGATGTGGGACTACTTGCACCTAGTGCGCAT ATACACCAAACCCAAAGGCCAGCTTCCTGACTACACATCTCCAGTTGTTCTACCTACTGAACATACTGCAGTGGAGGACTTCTGTTTGAAGATTCATAAAAGCCTCCTCAAAGAATTAAAATA TGCTCTGGTGTGGGGTGCTTCAGTGAAACACAACCCCCAGAAGGTGGGAAAAGACCATGTCATGGAGGATGAGGACGTTATCCAGCTGGTGAAAAAGTAA